A single window of Methylobacterium nodulans ORS 2060 DNA harbors:
- a CDS encoding WecB/TagA/CpsF family glycosyltransferase: MRAAANESARPWEQERAPVLGVGVSVITLPDAVLALDAFVRAKRPHYVCITGVHGVIECRKDPRLRAIHAEADLVTPDGVPLVWMSRLLGYGPIGRVYGPDLMREVIRLSPALGYRHFFYGGAPGVAEQLRARLCTAVPGLSVVGIHCPPFRALTPEEDEAIVSEINAAQPDIVWVGLSTPKQEAWMAAHRGRITAPVMVGVGAAFDFLAGTKRQAPRWMQRSGLEWLYRLATEPRRLAGRYGKIVPLFLVLAAGQLLARLFAPGRGGPANPPRRLANGS, from the coding sequence ATGAGGGCCGCGGCGAACGAGAGCGCCCGCCCCTGGGAGCAGGAGCGGGCCCCGGTGCTGGGCGTCGGGGTGAGCGTCATCACCCTGCCGGATGCCGTCCTCGCCCTCGACGCCTTCGTGCGGGCCAAGCGCCCGCACTACGTCTGCATCACCGGCGTGCACGGCGTGATCGAGTGCCGCAAGGATCCCCGGCTGCGGGCGATCCATGCCGAGGCGGACCTCGTGACGCCGGACGGGGTGCCCCTCGTCTGGATGTCGCGCCTGCTCGGCTACGGCCCGATCGGGCGCGTCTACGGGCCGGACCTCATGCGCGAGGTCATCCGGCTCTCGCCCGCCCTCGGATACCGGCACTTCTTCTACGGGGGCGCCCCCGGCGTCGCCGAGCAGCTCCGCGCGCGGCTGTGCACCGCGGTCCCGGGCCTCTCCGTGGTCGGCATCCACTGCCCGCCCTTCCGGGCGCTCACCCCCGAGGAGGACGAAGCGATCGTGTCCGAGATCAACGCCGCGCAACCCGACATCGTCTGGGTCGGGTTGAGCACGCCCAAGCAGGAGGCCTGGATGGCGGCCCATCGCGGGCGCATCACGGCACCCGTGATGGTCGGGGTCGGAGCGGCCTTCGACTTCCTGGCGGGGACCAAGCGGCAGGCGCCGCGCTGGATGCAGCGCTCGGGCCTCGAATGGCTCTACCGCCTCGCCACCGAGCCACGGCGCCTGGCCGGGCGCTACGGGAAGATCGTGCCGCTCTTCCTCGTCCTGGCGGCGGGCCAGCTTCTGGCGCGCCTGTTCGCACCGGGGCGCGGCGGGCCGGCCAATCCACCGCGCCGGCTGGCCAATGGCAGCTGA
- a CDS encoding Crp/Fnr family transcriptional regulator: protein MSVWSTPLREPEVQNRLLRALPAESFDRIRPMFEEVVLEAGQRIVTANEPISHVYFPESGIVSVIFNVGGRGVLDTLVVGREGMVSTAPVLGVERAPHDVQVRVAGSALRIGAGGLHRLVMQSSLLHEILMRYVQVVLIWGYQAALVCRRNKLDERLALWLLQAMDRLTGNEIALTHEALALILGTHRPGITAALHNLERIEAIATSRGRITILDRARLVIVAGEGYGTAESEYRRLIGPF, encoded by the coding sequence ATGTCCGTCTGGTCCACGCCCCTGCGGGAGCCTGAGGTGCAGAACCGTTTGCTGCGGGCGCTGCCCGCCGAGAGCTTCGACCGGATCCGGCCGATGTTCGAGGAGGTCGTCCTGGAGGCGGGCCAGCGGATCGTGACCGCCAACGAGCCGATCAGCCACGTCTACTTTCCCGAAAGCGGGATCGTCTCCGTCATCTTCAATGTGGGCGGTCGCGGCGTCCTCGACACGCTCGTCGTCGGGCGCGAGGGGATGGTGAGCACCGCGCCGGTGCTCGGCGTCGAACGCGCGCCCCACGACGTCCAGGTGCGCGTGGCCGGAAGCGCTCTGCGAATCGGGGCCGGTGGCTTGCACCGCCTCGTCATGCAGAGCAGCCTCCTGCACGAGATCCTGATGCGCTACGTGCAGGTCGTGCTGATCTGGGGCTACCAGGCCGCCCTGGTGTGCCGCCGCAACAAGCTCGACGAGCGGCTCGCGCTGTGGCTGCTCCAGGCGATGGACCGGCTCACCGGCAACGAGATCGCCCTGACCCACGAGGCGCTCGCCCTGATCCTCGGCACGCACCGGCCCGGCATCACGGCCGCACTGCACAACCTGGAGCGGATCGAGGCGATCGCCACGAGCCGCGGCCGGATCACCATTCTCGACCGCGCGCGGCTCGTCATCGTGGCGGGGGAAGGCTACGGCACCGCCGAGAGCGAGTACCGGCGGCTGATTGGCCCCTTCTAG
- a CDS encoding mannose-1-phosphate guanylyltransferase/mannose-6-phosphate isomerase produces MTGIRPLIMCGGNGTRLWPVSRASLPKQFAILVGERSTFQQTMMRAVQLGATQRPLVVTNALHRYLVEEQLAEIGVQADILIEPERRDSGPAILAGACEIAREDADTLVLVLASDQMVQDEGAFREAVVAGIDPALSDHLVTFGVTPTHPATAYGYIQPGEAVGEGAWRVSRFAEKPGAERAASYLLDGFLWNSGNFLFRAGALIGEYERHDPQTAAAVEAAVAQARRDVGTVCLDAEAFARARRLSVDYAVFEHTERAAVVPMSCGWSDVGNWEALWALGEGDPDDNVVRGEVEMHDARGCYVSSDGPLTSVLGLSDIVVVASTDSILVADRRRAGEVKEIVASLQSRGRPEAETHPRVHRPWGWYEVLDAGSRFQVKRIVVRPSGRLSLQKHRHRAEHWVVVTGRARVTIGDEVQELGPNQHAHIPLGAVHRLENFGNTPVEIIEVQHGEYLGEDDIVRIEDIYART; encoded by the coding sequence ATGACCGGGATCAGGCCGCTCATCATGTGCGGGGGCAACGGGACGCGGTTGTGGCCGGTGTCGCGCGCCTCGCTGCCGAAGCAGTTCGCGATCCTCGTTGGTGAGAGGTCGACCTTCCAGCAGACGATGATGCGCGCCGTGCAGCTCGGGGCCACCCAGCGCCCCCTCGTCGTCACGAACGCCCTGCACCGCTACCTCGTCGAGGAGCAGCTCGCGGAGATCGGCGTGCAGGCCGATATCCTGATCGAGCCCGAGCGCCGGGATTCGGGTCCGGCGATCCTGGCGGGCGCCTGCGAGATCGCCCGCGAGGACGCGGATACGCTGGTGCTGGTGCTCGCCTCCGACCAGATGGTCCAGGATGAGGGCGCCTTCCGGGAGGCGGTGGTCGCCGGCATCGACCCAGCCCTGTCGGATCATCTGGTGACCTTCGGGGTGACGCCGACGCATCCCGCCACCGCCTACGGCTACATCCAGCCCGGCGAGGCGGTGGGGGAGGGGGCCTGGCGGGTCTCCCGCTTCGCCGAGAAGCCCGGCGCGGAACGGGCCGCTTCCTATCTCCTCGACGGCTTCCTCTGGAATTCCGGCAACTTCCTGTTCCGGGCCGGGGCGCTGATCGGCGAGTACGAGCGCCATGATCCGCAGACGGCCGCGGCAGTGGAGGCTGCGGTGGCGCAGGCGCGGCGGGACGTCGGCACGGTCTGCCTCGACGCCGAGGCTTTCGCGCGGGCGCGGCGCCTGTCGGTCGACTATGCGGTCTTCGAGCACACGGAGCGGGCGGCGGTCGTCCCGATGTCCTGCGGCTGGTCGGATGTCGGCAACTGGGAGGCGCTCTGGGCCCTCGGCGAGGGCGATCCCGACGACAACGTCGTGCGGGGCGAGGTGGAGATGCACGACGCCCGTGGCTGCTACGTGTCGAGCGACGGCCCGCTGACCTCCGTGCTCGGCCTGTCGGACATCGTGGTGGTGGCGAGCACGGATTCGATCCTGGTGGCCGACCGGCGCCGGGCGGGCGAGGTCAAGGAGATCGTCGCGAGCCTGCAGAGCCGGGGGCGGCCGGAGGCCGAGACGCATCCGCGCGTGCACCGCCCCTGGGGCTGGTACGAGGTGCTCGATGCCGGCAGCCGGTTCCAGGTCAAGCGCATCGTCGTGCGCCCGAGCGGCCGCCTGTCGCTCCAGAAGCACCGCCACCGGGCCGAGCACTGGGTGGTGGTCACCGGGCGTGCCCGGGTCACGATCGGGGACGAGGTTCAGGAACTCGGACCGAACCAGCACGCCCACATCCCGCTCGGGGCCGTCCACCGCCTGGAGAACTTCGGCAATACGCCGGTCGAGATCATCGAGGTGCAGCACGGCGAGTATCTCGGCGAGGACGACATCGTCCGCATCGAGGACATCTACGCCCGCACCTGA
- a CDS encoding polysaccharide biosynthesis/export family protein, with amino-acid sequence MTLPVPTVPFARAALLLASLCVLAGPAPAQESGYRLAPGDRIALSVFGQTELSGEYSVGTDGNLFLPLIGEVPVSGSTLPEAQKQVVARLADGYIQQPVVSLRIMEMRPIYVLGDVRLPGSYPFRPGASVLSGIALAGGFARPEQVQVAQQTEFLLADERVRVLEANRRLYRIRRARLEAQRRNEEGFRPPPDLERDPAAAPILAEERQILTAQRGALLQSLEMLQAQKPRIEAEIVGVQAQRTAEETQLRLIQAHMEDYEKLMANGLARRYQGIEFQREEARNKGTIARLNSDLARLDLALGDLALRLQEMKDTYQRRILAEMQEATTRLTETETQLSSAREIRAARLQVAGALVAPETNEVIRRVVITRTQDGRTETIAADANTPLMPGDIVDVRREPEARAVRTSAAQPGTELR; translated from the coding sequence ATGACCCTGCCCGTCCCGACGGTGCCCTTCGCGCGCGCGGCGCTTCTCCTGGCCAGCCTGTGCGTGCTCGCCGGGCCCGCGCCGGCGCAGGAATCCGGATACCGGCTGGCGCCGGGCGACCGCATCGCCCTCTCGGTCTTCGGTCAGACCGAGCTCTCCGGGGAGTACTCCGTCGGCACCGACGGCAACCTGTTCCTGCCGCTGATCGGCGAGGTGCCCGTCTCGGGCAGCACGCTGCCGGAGGCCCAGAAGCAGGTCGTCGCCCGCCTCGCCGACGGCTACATCCAGCAGCCGGTGGTGAGCCTGCGGATCATGGAGATGCGGCCGATCTACGTGCTCGGCGACGTGCGTCTGCCCGGGAGCTATCCCTTCCGCCCCGGCGCGTCGGTGCTGAGCGGCATCGCGCTCGCGGGTGGCTTCGCGCGCCCCGAGCAGGTCCAGGTCGCGCAGCAGACGGAATTCCTGCTGGCGGACGAGCGCGTCCGGGTGCTCGAAGCCAATCGCCGCCTCTATCGGATCCGGCGGGCGCGCCTTGAGGCCCAGCGGCGCAACGAGGAGGGGTTCCGCCCGCCTCCCGACCTCGAGCGCGACCCCGCCGCCGCCCCGATCCTGGCGGAGGAGCGCCAGATCCTCACGGCGCAGCGCGGCGCCCTGCTCCAGTCCCTCGAGATGCTGCAGGCGCAGAAGCCGCGCATCGAGGCCGAGATCGTCGGGGTGCAGGCCCAGCGCACCGCCGAGGAGACGCAGCTGCGGCTGATCCAGGCCCATATGGAGGATTACGAGAAGCTCATGGCCAACGGGCTGGCCCGGCGCTACCAGGGCATCGAGTTCCAGCGCGAGGAGGCCCGCAACAAGGGCACGATCGCCCGCCTCAACTCCGATCTCGCGCGGCTCGATCTCGCACTCGGCGACCTTGCCCTGCGGCTGCAGGAGATGAAGGACACCTATCAGCGTCGCATCCTCGCGGAAATGCAGGAGGCGACGACGCGGCTGACCGAGACGGAGACGCAGCTCTCGAGCGCCCGCGAGATCCGGGCCGCCCGGTTGCAGGTCGCAGGCGCCCTGGTCGCGCCCGAGACCAACGAGGTGATCCGCCGGGTCGTCATCACCCGCACCCAGGACGGGCGGACCGAGACGATCGCGGCCGACGCGAACACGCCCCTGATGCCGGGCGACATCGTCGATGTGCGCCGCGAACCCGAGGCCAGGGCGGTTCGGACCAGCGCGGCGCAGCCCGGGACGGAGCTCCGCTAG
- a CDS encoding glycosyltransferase family 4 protein, which yields MIRVLSAIVVPPHLSVSGGARAGETLSAALAGACSVTVASMMGGADAPQGCRRLPVRTGLPPGLPWSRLANRHRTPFYRSDIPQAIRPGAYDLVHLHNPMPALEMRRIARACRAAGIPYVVSTHGFNEIANGATIYGFGALQRAAWRHLVQSPVADTVRGADAILALSPADFDIIRRMGFAGETIDLVPNGVRLPPLGDPEEDRAIWERFGLGLPEPDAPLTCMFLANHTPNKGLPVLLRSVLGLTQPFTLVVGGETRPEVDYAGALAAAGPQQRIIVTGRLSDAEVGALLRRCDLFVFPTLADTLPLVVFEAMAHGRPVLASAVGGIPHQIDAACGRLVPAGDAEALRASLAELDADRDRLRRMGECARLRVAGGFTWEAAAEKALRAYLRVLAAREAQGTARRASPLPPEPSRVAAGGRDPWRIPG from the coding sequence ATGATCCGCGTTCTCTCCGCCATCGTGGTGCCTCCCCATCTCTCGGTCAGCGGCGGGGCCCGCGCGGGCGAGACGTTGAGCGCCGCCCTGGCCGGGGCCTGTTCGGTAACGGTGGCGAGCATGATGGGCGGCGCCGATGCGCCCCAGGGCTGCCGCCGCCTGCCGGTGCGGACGGGGCTCCCCCCGGGCCTCCCCTGGTCCCGCCTCGCGAACCGGCACCGCACGCCGTTCTACCGCTCGGACATTCCGCAGGCGATTCGCCCGGGCGCCTACGACCTCGTCCATCTCCACAATCCGATGCCGGCCCTGGAGATGCGGCGAATCGCGCGCGCCTGCCGCGCCGCAGGCATCCCCTACGTCGTCTCGACGCATGGCTTCAACGAGATCGCCAACGGCGCCACGATCTACGGCTTCGGGGCCCTGCAGCGCGCGGCCTGGCGGCACCTCGTGCAGTCGCCCGTCGCCGACACGGTGCGGGGGGCCGACGCGATCCTGGCCCTGTCGCCGGCCGATTTCGACATCATCCGCCGCATGGGTTTCGCGGGCGAGACCATCGACCTCGTGCCCAACGGGGTGAGGCTGCCGCCCTTAGGCGATCCGGAGGAGGACCGCGCCATCTGGGAGCGGTTCGGGCTCGGGCTCCCTGAGCCCGACGCGCCGCTCACCTGCATGTTCCTGGCGAATCACACCCCCAACAAGGGACTGCCCGTGCTGCTGCGCAGCGTGCTTGGCCTGACGCAGCCCTTCACGCTCGTCGTCGGCGGCGAGACGCGCCCGGAGGTCGATTACGCCGGGGCGCTCGCGGCGGCGGGGCCTCAGCAGCGCATCATCGTGACGGGGCGCCTGTCGGACGCAGAGGTCGGTGCCCTGCTGCGGCGCTGCGACCTGTTCGTCTTCCCGACCCTCGCGGACACGCTGCCCCTGGTGGTGTTCGAGGCCATGGCGCATGGGCGGCCGGTGCTCGCCTCGGCGGTCGGCGGCATCCCGCATCAGATCGACGCTGCTTGCGGCCGGCTCGTCCCGGCGGGCGACGCCGAGGCGCTGCGCGCGAGCCTCGCGGAGCTCGATGCCGACCGGGACCGTCTGCGCCGGATGGGCGAGTGCGCCCGCCTGCGCGTGGCCGGCGGCTTCACCTGGGAGGCCGCCGCCGAGAAGGCGCTTCGCGCCTATCTGCGCGTTCTCGCCGCCCGGGAGGCGCAGGGAACGGCCCGCAGGGCCAGCCCCTTGCCGCCCGAACCCAGCCGCGTCGCCGCCGGGGGGAGGGACCCGTGGCGCATTCCCGGCTGA
- a CDS encoding UDP-glucuronic acid decarboxylase family protein, producing MKRILVTGGAGFIGSHLCERLLKQGNEVLCVDNFFTGTRANCEPLLGNPSFELLRHDVTFPLYVEVDEIYNLACPASPIHYQRDPVQTTKTSVMGAINMLGLAKRLRVRILQASTSEVYGDPDVHPQPEGYCGYVNIAGPRACYDEGKRCAETLFYDYQRQHRMSVRIARIFNTYGPHMHPQDGRVVSNFIIQALTHQPITIYGDGSQTRSFCYVDDLVEGLLRLMALDEEPGGAVNLGNPVETTVLALAERIVALCNSRSTITCHPLPQDDPRRRCPDISRARDLLHWAPRVELDSGLTRTIAYFDGQLARNAASVQMLRRAGPHASAQ from the coding sequence ATGAAGCGCATTCTCGTGACCGGCGGCGCCGGCTTCATCGGCTCGCATCTCTGCGAACGGCTGCTGAAGCAGGGCAATGAGGTTCTCTGCGTCGACAACTTTTTCACGGGCACGCGCGCCAATTGCGAGCCCCTGCTCGGCAATCCATCCTTCGAGCTCTTGCGCCACGACGTGACCTTTCCCCTCTACGTCGAGGTCGACGAGATCTACAATCTCGCCTGCCCCGCATCGCCGATCCACTATCAGCGCGATCCGGTCCAGACGACCAAGACGAGCGTCATGGGGGCGATCAACATGCTGGGCCTCGCCAAGCGGCTGCGCGTGCGGATCCTCCAGGCCTCGACGAGCGAGGTCTACGGCGATCCGGACGTCCACCCGCAGCCCGAGGGCTATTGCGGCTACGTCAACATCGCGGGCCCGCGCGCCTGCTACGACGAGGGCAAGCGCTGCGCCGAGACGCTGTTCTACGACTACCAGCGCCAGCACCGGATGTCGGTGCGCATCGCGCGGATCTTCAACACCTACGGCCCGCACATGCATCCGCAGGACGGGCGCGTCGTCTCCAACTTCATCATCCAGGCGCTGACCCACCAGCCCATCACCATCTACGGCGACGGCTCGCAGACGCGGTCCTTCTGCTACGTGGACGACCTCGTCGAGGGATTGCTGCGCCTGATGGCCCTCGACGAGGAGCCAGGCGGAGCGGTCAATCTCGGCAACCCGGTCGAGACGACGGTGCTGGCGCTCGCCGAGCGCATCGTCGCCCTGTGCAACTCGCGCTCGACGATCACCTGCCATCCTCTGCCGCAGGACGACCCGCGGCGGCGCTGCCCCGACATCTCCCGGGCGCGCGACCTCCTGCATTGGGCCCCGCGGGTCGAGCTCGATAGCGGGCTCACCCGGACCATCGCGTATTTCGACGGGCAGCTCGCCCGCAATGCCGCGTCGGTGCAGATGCTGCGCCGCGCAGGCCCGCATGCGAGTGCGCAATGA
- a CDS encoding glycosyltransferase: MPRDATPLDIRHLVFEEAEDSRTNGIHHAACRLAREQLRMGHAVRIVLLHETGEGIDLRQWAAPVQPLRLVGHRLFGRMVQAAPSVIDGLLDQAGPDTIVHIHGGRRPVLPMIGRDLMRRRVRYVVTIHGRYAHVFDEDLRPVRPSVSLYLSVFERRFLENAAFVHALTPQEAATIHRIAPRARVEIVENASYSSAFDAQPAWPVRERPSAGYPTFGFCGRYALRHKGLDLLIEGFGRHRAAGGAGRLMLAGLGRDGTEDDELRALAERQGVADTVAVGGPVFGEDKIQTLQSWDFFVQSSRFDGQPIGALEAALNGLPLIVSRATGLGAAVERFGAGFVVGTLSGQGVAEALAAAARVPPESWARLSLAAHRMALEIGDWTRSARRLQDLYAVPGGDLRRAV; this comes from the coding sequence ATGCCCCGAGACGCGACGCCGCTCGACATCCGCCACCTCGTCTTCGAGGAGGCCGAGGATTCACGGACGAACGGGATTCATCACGCCGCCTGCCGGCTCGCCCGGGAGCAACTGCGGATGGGCCACGCGGTCCGGATCGTCCTGCTGCACGAGACCGGGGAGGGCATCGATCTGCGCCAATGGGCGGCCCCCGTCCAGCCGCTGCGCCTCGTCGGCCACCGCCTGTTCGGCCGCATGGTCCAGGCCGCGCCGAGCGTGATCGACGGGCTGCTCGACCAAGCGGGCCCGGACACGATCGTGCATATCCATGGCGGCCGGCGTCCGGTCCTGCCGATGATCGGGCGCGACCTCATGCGCCGCCGCGTGCGCTACGTCGTCACCATCCACGGGCGCTACGCCCATGTCTTCGACGAGGACCTGCGGCCGGTCCGGCCCTCCGTGTCCCTGTACCTGTCGGTCTTCGAGCGGCGGTTCCTGGAGAACGCGGCCTTCGTGCACGCCCTGACGCCGCAGGAGGCGGCCACGATCCATCGGATCGCGCCGCGGGCGCGCGTCGAGATCGTCGAGAATGCGAGCTATTCGAGCGCCTTCGACGCGCAGCCGGCCTGGCCGGTGCGCGAGCGCCCCTCCGCAGGCTATCCGACCTTCGGCTTCTGCGGCCGCTACGCCCTGCGGCACAAGGGGCTCGACCTCCTCATCGAGGGCTTCGGCCGGCATCGCGCGGCGGGAGGAGCCGGGCGGCTCATGCTTGCCGGGCTGGGGCGGGACGGCACGGAGGACGACGAGCTGCGCGCCCTGGCGGAGCGCCAGGGGGTCGCCGACACGGTCGCGGTGGGTGGTCCTGTCTTCGGAGAGGACAAGATCCAGACCCTGCAGAGCTGGGATTTCTTCGTCCAGTCTTCGCGCTTCGACGGCCAGCCGATCGGCGCCCTCGAGGCGGCGCTGAACGGCCTGCCGCTGATCGTGTCGCGGGCGACCGGTCTCGGCGCGGCGGTCGAGCGCTTCGGCGCCGGCTTCGTGGTCGGGACGCTCTCGGGACAGGGCGTCGCCGAGGCCCTTGCCGCCGCCGCGCGCGTGCCGCCGGAGAGCTGGGCGCGGCTGTCGCTGGCCGCGCACCGGATGGCGCTCGAAATCGGCGACTGGACGCGGTCGGCGCGCCGCCTCCAGGACCTCTACGCCGTCCCGGGCGGCGACCTGCGCCGCGCCGTCTGA
- a CDS encoding NAD-dependent epimerase/dehydratase family protein, translated as MKTVLVTGAGGFIGHHLVNYLVGRGYWVRAVDLKYPQFQESRAHEFIRCDLRLHDACQSVTQGMEEVYHLAADMGGIGFISGSHAEITLNNTLISAHMAKAARDSKVGRFLFSSSACIYPTNLQTSPDVTPLREDMAWPALPEEGYGLEKIYMEKLCQYMTEDWNIPTRVVRFHNVYGPLGTYEGGREKAPAAICRKVALCPDGGEIEVWGDGLQTRSFMYIDDCVEGLFRLMQSDYGAPLNLGTDEMISINDLVEIAAEIAGKQVAKRYDRSKPQGVRGRNSDNALIRQVLHWEPRTSIREGLVPTYRWIEAELARPRESARESGVLHAAE; from the coding sequence ATGAAGACTGTTCTCGTTACGGGGGCCGGCGGGTTCATTGGCCACCATCTTGTTAATTATCTGGTCGGCCGCGGCTATTGGGTCCGGGCGGTCGATCTCAAGTATCCGCAATTCCAGGAGTCGCGGGCGCACGAGTTCATCCGCTGCGATCTTCGCCTTCACGATGCCTGCCAGAGCGTCACCCAGGGGATGGAGGAGGTGTACCATCTCGCCGCCGATATGGGCGGCATCGGCTTCATCAGCGGGTCCCACGCCGAGATCACCCTCAACAACACACTGATCAGCGCGCACATGGCCAAGGCGGCCCGCGACAGCAAAGTCGGACGCTTCCTGTTCTCGTCCTCGGCCTGCATCTACCCGACCAACCTGCAGACCTCTCCGGACGTCACGCCGCTGCGCGAGGACATGGCATGGCCGGCCCTGCCCGAAGAGGGCTATGGGCTGGAAAAGATCTACATGGAGAAACTGTGCCAATACATGACGGAGGACTGGAATATCCCGACGCGGGTGGTCCGGTTCCACAACGTCTACGGGCCGCTCGGCACCTATGAGGGCGGTCGCGAGAAGGCGCCGGCCGCCATCTGCCGCAAGGTCGCGCTCTGCCCCGACGGCGGTGAGATCGAGGTCTGGGGCGACGGGCTGCAGACGCGCTCCTTCATGTATATCGACGATTGCGTGGAAGGGCTGTTCCGCCTGATGCAGTCCGACTACGGCGCGCCCCTCAACCTCGGCACCGACGAGATGATCAGCATCAACGATCTCGTCGAGATCGCGGCCGAGATCGCCGGCAAGCAGGTGGCCAAGCGGTACGACCGCTCGAAGCCGCAGGGCGTGCGCGGCCGCAACAGCGACAACGCCCTGATCCGGCAGGTGCTGCATTGGGAGCCCCGGACTTCGATCCGCGAGGGCCTCGTCCCGACCTACCGGTGGATCGAGGCCGAGCTCGCGCGTCCGCGCGAGAGCGCGCGCGAGAGCGGGGTGCTGCACGCGGCCGAGTGA
- a CDS encoding right-handed parallel beta-helix repeat-containing protein: protein MPAAQGRGQRNITGETMRFSTRDNTDALDGFWHHLNRRWRAHAGSDPAASDSSLPATSDTTESTAAASDPVVTPADTTAPTTPSVTEEPATTTQPAATAPAITDPVTTSTTTVTTDPVAATAPTTTVTTDPVAATAPTTTATTDPVAATAPTTTVTTDPVVATAPTTTATTDPVAATAPTTTVTTDPVMAAPSTTSTGGTPVALTRHDGTVVAHSGDVIKDLDIYVNSGDGIQLDNADNVTISNVRIHYNGAGGAAEGSGISAMGADGLKIDHVEVFNAGAPASGAEVNAEHYGLALYSSPGAQISGVTTHDASTGIYLQDSPQALLTGIEGYNARGPEPRGQLVQFNRSGNSTLDTFYTYNDLEKSFTEDNINVGSSNNVTIKNGLIDGNNSPSGQGIIFEESTGGHVQNVDAVHMGNGAFADMTGGNSFDHVRSFDNFNTNAPSRGQPLSGGLIFALANGTSVTSASYQNPANPSNIAYGAGYENGQFSGTFDAHEVTGQTPMAAYHNTFGWA, encoded by the coding sequence ATGCCTGCGGCTCAAGGCCGGGGCCAGCGAAACATCACAGGAGAAACGATGCGGTTTTCGACTCGCGACAACACCGATGCCCTCGACGGATTCTGGCACCACCTGAATCGGCGCTGGCGCGCCCATGCAGGTTCCGATCCGGCCGCGTCGGATTCGAGCCTTCCCGCCACGTCCGACACCACCGAGTCGACCGCGGCAGCATCGGATCCCGTTGTCACGCCCGCCGACACCACCGCACCGACGACTCCGTCGGTCACCGAAGAGCCCGCAACCACGACGCAGCCCGCCGCGACGGCACCGGCCATCACCGACCCCGTGACCACTTCCACGACGACGGTCACCACCGATCCCGTGGCTGCGACCGCTCCCACGACGACGGTCACCACCGATCCCGTGGCTGCGACCGCTCCCACGACAACAGCCACCACCGATCCCGTGGCTGCGACCGCTCCCACGACGACGGTCACCACCGATCCCGTGGTCGCGACCGCTCCCACGACGACGGCCACCACCGATCCCGTCGCCGCGACCGCTCCCACGACGACGGTCACCACCGACCCCGTGATGGCAGCGCCCTCCACGACCTCCACGGGCGGGACGCCTGTCGCGCTCACGCGCCACGACGGCACGGTCGTCGCGCATAGCGGGGATGTCATCAAGGACCTCGACATCTACGTCAACAGCGGGGACGGCATCCAGCTCGACAACGCCGACAACGTCACCATCAGCAACGTCCGCATCCACTACAACGGCGCGGGCGGCGCGGCCGAGGGCAGCGGCATCTCGGCCATGGGGGCCGACGGCCTGAAGATCGACCACGTGGAGGTCTTCAACGCCGGGGCGCCGGCATCCGGCGCCGAGGTGAATGCGGAGCATTACGGCCTCGCGCTGTACAGCAGCCCCGGGGCCCAGATCAGCGGCGTCACCACTCATGACGCCTCCACGGGCATCTACCTGCAGGACTCGCCGCAGGCCCTGCTGACCGGGATCGAGGGTTACAACGCCCGCGGCCCCGAGCCCCGCGGCCAGCTGGTGCAGTTCAACCGCTCGGGCAACAGCACCCTGGACACGTTCTACACCTACAACGACCTTGAGAAGTCCTTCACCGAGGACAACATCAACGTCGGCAGCAGCAACAACGTGACCATCAAGAACGGCCTGATCGACGGCAACAACTCGCCGAGCGGTCAGGGCATCATCTTCGAGGAATCGACCGGCGGGCACGTGCAGAACGTCGACGCGGTCCACATGGGCAACGGGGCGTTCGCCGACATGACCGGCGGCAACAGCTTCGACCACGTGCGGTCGTTCGACAACTTCAACACCAACGCGCCCAGCCGCGGCCAGCCGCTGTCGGGCGGCCTGATCTTCGCGCTGGCGAACGGCACCTCCGTCACCAGCGCGTCGTACCAGAACCCGGCCAACCCGAGCAACATCGCCTACGGCGCCGGGTACGAGAACGGGCAGTTCAGCGGCACGTTCGACGCCCACGAGGTCACCGGCCAGACGCCGATGGCCGCCTATCACAACACCTTCGGCTGGGCCTGA